The Acipenser ruthenus chromosome 38, fAciRut3.2 maternal haplotype, whole genome shotgun sequence genomic sequence cgacgtctctgagaaaccgggtttagagtgtgccacaaatcctcgacaacccacttccactgggtaaacccgaactctccatcctcgctgttccacttcagtggctagttgagcataccgcagtttcttcctctcatacgcctcatctacagcatcctcccatggcactgttaactctaccaggtgaacaaggcgtgctgatccagaccacaagacaatatctggtcgaaggttagtggtggcaatctcaggtggaaaaataagccgttgaccaacatctgccagcattttccagtctctagcagcttccagttgtcctgggggaggattggttttaacaccttttcttggtggttgctctcctgggcggaggaatgttgtcttttgtgtgtaatgttttaatggaacaggtgacaacttattggtcatgttacgcttgtcttccaatgctaaggctaaacatcgcagcacctggtcatggcgccaagtaaaccgtccttggctaagagcaaccttacatcctgtcaaaatgtgccttaatgttgcaggtgatgaacacagaggacatgagggatcctctcctacccagaggtttaggttctgtggtgatgggagaacatcatatgttgacctgatgaggaaactgatcctgctctgttccactgaccataggtcttgccagccaatcttgcgtcgttccacactctcccatctcatccattctccctgcttggcctggaaatggcctttatgcacctcatcctctcctcctgcttttgcacctcattgactaccagcttcctctgttgagctggggctgccttgtgccatgtaggaggagctgaacggagaccaagaccccctcttccatgctgaacttgcccctgatatcaccaattcgaagggcagcctttgcatcttccacagctttctttgccgcccactttcttccagttttcaacacaggtgctgcctcccttacgcatttgtcgcatgactctactaatgtcatttccagtctgaccttggcgcacttaaactcctcggttagagcagagactggtagctgcagtattcttttaccataaagtcccactctgctgaggcagcgtggaactcccaaccatttcctgatgtatgaactgattaaagcttccagcttctctactgttgtcaaagaaacctcgtacacagtcagtggccacagcaacctcggcagtagaccaaactgaaagcaccagagttttagtttacctggtagagcgcagctgtctatgctcttcaaccatACTATGATACTAGACAATGAATGATAACATATAAGGGCAagggcaatttatttatttaccaagtTTCACCCTCTTTAAATAGATGTACAAATTACCCTCACTACTTTTTGTAATAGGCCGTTTTAACAGCTTGCCTGCAGGATCTTGGCAGAGGTTAGTGCTGCAATGTGTCCGctaggtggcaccaaaacactgttcaaagTTTTTACATTCCAAAGGTCAGACTAATACATCCTGTTTAGCTGCATTAATTGCTGCATTGATCAGTGAAAAAAGAGCAATAATTAGGCTTCCTTTGCATGCGATCAAAACCTTTTGTTATCCTCCTCACTCAACAGCTTCCTCATTAGAAAGTATCAGAACTCCTTCACATCTTTTTTCTGATATGGCAGGGCACCTTGCTGATCTTGTCGAAACCACAATACGAATTCACTCTATTGTTAATATGAGCTAATCTTATATTGCTGCTCTTTCAACAAAGCTCAATGTCCTTTGGATAGGACAGGAAGTGTGTTGTTTGAATAAACAAAGACAGAAACTGACGTTTTAAATTACCAACCCCACACTGCTACTTGTCGtgtgtgtggaagcgacatcgtgggagaagtacgagtggacaagtacaacgcagttagaagcagttcgaaagcaggttgacagctgcagaagctaaactaaacaaaaaaaatggtcttcaagccagtaatctgttacaactgcatgatgtgggaaatccgagaaaacccaacacagctcaaccaagtgtgtgtaaagtgccgcaccatccaggacttgcttcagcgattaagcctgctagaaaaggagctggaggaaatgagacagcaacaggagcttgaggagctgacacacccacaattcatggaagtctgcacccctggcagactgaaagccaacagggagatggaagagagtcgaaacagctgggttcagataggcagaagcagggaaaaaaagaaacttcgtctaacacaaccaccagaaatccagacagccaacacatttgagccacttcaacatttagatgaccaaaaccaacatcacgagaatgaaagaaacaacacccaggaccctataaacagtgctgaccaggcagcaaaaagaagggaggtcatgattgttggggactccatactgagaaacacagcaagttcagttcgcagtttggacccccttactacaacagtgtgctgccttccaggatcctcagtcaagcacatcactgagaatgtggacaggctcctagaacgaacaggagatgacccgttagtagtcgtccacattggtacaaacaacgttggaagagacaggccaagatccctgcaaaacaaattcagagagctaggaaggaaattaaaagacaagaccaaaactgtggtattttctgggatactgccggcgccttgcaaaggaccatatggacagctggaaatacaaaatcaaaatgcatggctgaaatcgtggtgtacacaggaaggcttcacctttcttgaacattggagcactttctacaacaaggactatctatacaggtgggacggactgcacttaaacagaaagggaaccaatctactcggagaaaggatccttcaggcggtacagaagcatttaaactagaaaggaaggggggagaaaacaaaaaaacagaagggagactacatcaaaacaagggcaacaactcaggtaagaccactattaaatgtatttatcttaatgctagaagtctcagaaacaaaatgttagaacttgaagctactgcactaacaagtaactacgatgtgataggtgttacagaaacttggttgtctgagagtgatggagacgaatataatattagtgggtacacactgtataggaaagacaggcaggacagaagaggcggaggggtagcgctatacataagaaatagccttgaagcccaggtgttaaatcaggacaaagaaaacaatgcaaaatcaatatgggtcagaataatggacacaaattcaaagggcataataataggagcatgctatagacttccaaattcagacgctgagcaaaataatctgttgtacaatgacattcgaaatgcgtgtagaaaaggagaagccatactaatgggggatttcaacttcccctctataaaatgggaaaacccgatggggggcacgacggacgaaattgaaatggtggaaatgacaaatgactgcttcctaacgcaatttgtcaaggcaccgactagaggggaggcatgccttgatttagtcttttcaaataatgaagacagaataactaaaacagaggtcagagagccattggcaaactcagaccacaacatggtctcatttgaaatattttttaaaacccccaaagtaatgactaaagctaaggtttacaattttagaaaagcaaactacgaaggtatgaaacagagactaatagaagtagattggagtaaaatagagaaaacatccacagaaaaagggtggctgttttttaaaaatgtagtattagaggcacaaaacaattacatcccaaaagtagacaaatctaaatctaaaacaaaatggccaaaatggtttaatagatcaattaaaaaaaatattcagcgaaaaaaggcactttacagagcgtttaaaagggaccaaaaacaaagcacacagaaagagtacttggaactgcaaacacaaatcaaaaaggaagttagaaaggccaagagagagatagaaatcaatattgctaagggggctaaaaccaattccaaaatgtttttccaatattataacagcaagagaacattcaaagaggaggttaaatgtctaagagacacaaatggcaaaatcatagatgaagaaaaaaaaatagcaaatatattaaatgattacttttcacaggtttttacaaaggaggacacggacaacatgccccacatgtcgacctgttcctatccagttttaaataactttagcataacagaggcagaagtgttaaagggactaggagctcttaaaataaacaaatcccctgggccggatgagatcctcccaatagtactcaaagaaatgaaagaagttatttacaaaccgctacccaagatcatgcaacagtctcttgacacaggggttgtaccaacagactggaaaatagcaaatgtaataccaatccacaaaaagggagacaaaaccgaaccaggtaactacagaccaataagcctgacttctattatatgtaaacttatggaaactataataagatccaaaatggaaaattacatatatggtaacaatatcctgggagacagccagcatggttttaggaaagggagatcatgtctaactaacctacttgacttttttgaggatgcaacattgaaaatggataactgcaaagcatacgacatggtttatttagatttccagaaagcttttgacaaagtcccgcataaaagattaattctcaaactgaacgcagtagggattcaagcaaatgcatgcacatggattagggagtggttaacaggtagaaaacagaaagtactgattagaggagaaacctcgaaatggagcgaggtaaccagtggtgtaccacagggatcagtattaggtcctctgctattcctaatctacattaatgatttagattctgatatagtaagcaaactcgttaaatttgcagacgacacaaaaataggaagagtggcagacactgttgaagcagcaaaggtcattcaaaatgatctagacagcattcaaaattgggcagacacatggcaaatgaaatttaatagagaaaagtgtaaagtattgcatgcgggcaataaaaatgtgcattataaatatcatatgggagatagtgaaattgaagaagggaactatgaaaaagacctaggagtttatgttgactcagaaatgtcttcatctagacaatgtggggaagctataaaaaaggctaacaagatgcttggatatattgtgagaagtgttgaatttaaatcaagggaagtaatgttaaaactctacaatgcattagtaagacctcacctagaatattgtgttcagttctggtcacctcgttacaaaaaggatattgctgctctagaaagagtgcaaagaagagcgaccagaattatcccgggtttaaaaggcatgtcgtatgcagacaggctaaaagaattgaatctattcagtcttgaacaaagaagactacgcggcgatctgattcaaacattcaaaatcctaaaaggtatagacttgtgagaattgtgagggtctggaaccaactccccagtaatgttgttgaagctgacaccctgggatccttcaagaagctgcttgatgagattctgggatcaataagctactaacaaccaaacgagcaagatgggctgaatggcctcctcttgtttgtaaactttcttatgtcacTAATGATGTTTTTGCTCATTTCACATCTATAGACTACTGCACTGTGGCAGCATAAACTGTTCActgctctgtatatatatataaaacaagcatgactacaaacaaaacaggaatagGCAGGGCTTCATtttgttgcttaataatggatcatCTAAAAGCCTTTCAGTCAGTATGTGAttgtaacacaatacaaaaatgaaccaGAGAGATAAGTGAATCAGACTTGTCAGGTGCCCAGAGTTTTATAATGAAGGAAATAAAGATGTTTAGGTGGCAGCCTTACTGACAGGATCCTTTATTGCTCTCTTGAACTCTCTGATTCAAAATACGTCTTCTTGCTATCTTGCTTCATCAATGGCAtagtatttacttttattttaattaccatGTGTGAcccagtggtttgcagtgctcaggtgtacaggtgatgcaggtgctgtgatcgagtggtttgcagtgctcaggtgtacaggtgacgCAGGTGCTCCAgcaacgacagacacaaagtttacggttcaaaacagttctttattttctcttggtCTGCTTGAgaccgttaaataataatgctggctctacacaacgatgtgtataaaccacagggttcagtcccgaaataataatacaaagaacaacacacaacacagacacttctcctgacagtgagtgctctgagTGCAGGTTCGGTGCAAGGTAATACAGTGACAGtcgtgcagtgtagtccgggcttgatgctggcctgtagcgacagctcccggttcatgttagctgtctaacagtgacaaacacagacagttagtttccacaaacaaacaaaacacttaatacTGACTATTCGCTTATCACAGTCCGTTTCCTTTCTCACtcattctcataaccacatcagaggaacagattacatcgtcacatcctcaattatacccttagtcatgccCCCAGCGATAGctagtcacgtctcctccaatccatgactgacacatcgcctaccactTTAGGGCAATGACTTTGGGCATCGTGAATCCGCCCCCTTCCtagatggctggcttccgactgaccctggaatgaactgccagaccaaccagtacaaggcactctgttcctgttagacagcgccctcacagatcgggagggagattgttgtctaggattcattcgctctttgtcacGTTTGTATGAGGTTTAGTGAAAGAATTAActgaataataatatttagatGTTTTCCAAGGTGCACTTTGTAATTATCTGTTAACTGTTGCCCCCAGAGTCTAATGTCTGCAGTTTTGTGATTTCAGGACATAGAGCAGTGCGGTTAAGTGGTGGCAGCAACCTCTGCTTTGGGAGAGTTGAAGTAGTGCATGGGCAGTGCTGGGGAACGGTCTGTGATGCTGACTTTGACTGGCAGGATGCAGAGGTTGTCTGTCgggagctgcagtgtggaattcCTCAAAAGGTGCTGGGAGCTGCTCAGTTCAAGGAGGGGAATGGTACACTTTGGTCGGAGGAGATCCAGTGCTTTGGAAACGAATCCCGGCTCTATGACTGTCGAACTACAGACACAAAgaagcagagctgcacacacaggaaTGACGTGGGCCTTGTCTGTTTTGGTGAGTCTTTATTCTTGTTTATTAATCAGGGGCTATAAACATTATAGGCGGATAGCAAGCAAGTCATTTAGATAAATGTTTCAATGAGAATTCTTTATCAAAGTTTTTGCAATGTGGGCTCTGTGATTTTGCTTTAGGAGTCTCAAGTGTAAAGAAAGTAAGCATACCATGAAGCATTTTTAGATACAATAGAGctaatttttttaatagaaattgACGAGTTTTATACCGCTAGCTGAATGCTGCTTCATTTTTGGCAGGCCTGTTGTTGATCATATACCCGAGGGTGTGAGGGATTGGGTTGTTCTAGATGAGTGTCACTCTTCAGAAGTCTGTAATTAAATGAATACTGATGCATAACTATTAGAAAGCTAAAGAAATGCATGACCACCAATCATGCCCTTGCAACCAATATTACAAGAACATAGCAACCCTTTTGTGATTGATAGCTAGAGTAAAGCAAACCCCATGTCCTGGTTCTCTGCTTGTGCTGTGCCCTGCTCACACTCTGCTGCCCTGTGTACAGGGTACACTGAGTACAGGCTGGTGGGTGGCCCGGACTCCTGTTCTGGTCGAGTGGAGCTGCAGTACGAAGGTCAGTGGGGGACGGTCTGCGATCGCTATTGGGATCTACAGGACGCCACAGTTCTCTGCAAGCAGTTGAATTGTGGGTACGCTGTATCAGTCCCAGGGCAGGCCTGGTTTGGTGAAGGCAGCGGTGATGTACGGGCTGATATATTCGACTGTGATGGCAGTGAGACACACATATCAAATTGCTCCATCTCTGCATGGGGACAAGGTGCCTGCACTCATAGCAATGATGCAGGAGTGAATTGTTCAGGTGAGTAGTAACCACTCTAATGGGTGGAAGATTGAATAGGTAACTTAACATCCTATCTGCTAAATATATCTCGGTATTCTAGGTATTCAGATCTTCTACTGCCATCTGGTGGaattgtaaattaaatcaatttactgttacagtatttttttatacccattagTATTGATTAACTGTTCCCATATTTGGGGTGTATTAGATGTGTACAGTTTATGATATTTTATACATTATGTATGCATACAAATAAAGCAAACGGTCTCACATTTAAGCTTATATAGTTTGAAATgctatttatacttttaattaagtTTTCAATTATCCATGTTGGTTCTGAGTTCTAAAGCACCAATACCATTATGAGTTTATTCATTTCTCTATAAAGCTAAATCTCTGAATAGCTTTGAGCTTGCTCCAGGTGGAAGAACAGACAGTGCCCAAACAACAGAATTACTCTGAAACCATGTTTATGTTTTAACTGATTCAACATACAAGATAACAAACTGTAGACTGATGTAGAAGCTGTAGATGCAGTAAATAATGGTGCTGTTCCTTCAGCTTTGACGTGTTTCATTCCCCCCCTGCTCACTCTTATTATCTTCAGGTCCATTGCTACCAGCAGAAGCAGGTCGAGTCGGGCCTCTACTAAGTAAATGCAACACCAGTAATGAAGGGACCACGCTGTGCTCAGGTTAGTGCAATTCAAACTCTTGTGTTAATAAGTTATTTCAATGTGACTATTCTGACATTACTGCCATGGGTACAGTCTGTGACAAGGATTCTTATCTGAAAATCGGCATGCATTATCATagggttattatttatattattacaaactgaTTCTGTGCCTAAGCTGCAGTGATTGTGTTATTGATGTGTGCTTGTGATTCTGTCCCCCTAGATCACACGGCCCTCAGGCTGGTTGGGGGAGGAGGTGCCTGCGCTGGGAGGGTGGAGGTTTATCACAACGGCTCCTGGGGGACGGTCTGCGATGACTCCTGGGACCTGGCAGATGCTGAGGTGGTGTGTAAGCAGCTCCAGTGTGGGACGGCACTCAACACCTCAGTGTCAGCCTCCTTCGGCCAGGGGACCGGACCCATCTGGCTGGACGAGCTGCGCTGTCAGGGGAACGAATCGACTCTGTGGGAGTGTGCCTCAGGAGGGTGGGGGCAACACAACTGCAGACACAAGGAGGACGCGGGAGTCGTGTGTTCAGGTACAGGATTGCAATAACTCACTATACCTAACCAGTGGAAACTGAGCCATCTCTATATTAGCCATTAATATAATAATTGTGGAAACCAAAGCAATATGAATTACTACATACAACTTATTTAAACTGAGAGGAGGAGCTCAGTAAGCAGTGCAGATTACTGGTGATCCTGTAATACATGAAGATTTCAAACCATTTATACCACCTCTCCAATTTCTAGCTGATTGTATTAaaactttttatataaaaagcttTTTAATATTGTCTCGCAGCAGTATTATAATCAGGATAGTTCTGAATGTCATTCATTGCAGTGCAGTTTACTTTCACGGTTGTATGTTGTTTTGACAGAGTTCAAGGATCTTAGACTGGCTGAAGGCTGCTCCGGACCAATAGAGGTTCTCTACAATGGCACCTGGCGTAGTGTCTGCAGCAACAGAATGACACAGATTACAGCTTCAGTGATATGTCAGCAGCTGAACTGTGGAGAAAGTGCTGCCATTAGTGATGCACAATCCAGGCTGAGTTCTGATTACAAATGGCTTGATGGAGTGAACTGCCGAAGACACGACTCTACACTGTGGCAGTGTCCATCCTTACCCTGGGGTCAGACAAACTGCGAAAACTATGAGGTGGCTGCGATTGAGTGCACAGGTAAAGATCTCCCTCTGTTGTTCCTCTGCTGGTCACCTGATGGCTCAGCAGTTAAAGACCACAGGTTTGAATCCTCCTCCTGAGATAACAAGGACACGCTGCCCCTAGCAAGTTACACAACATGGTAGCTGTGTTATTGGAGGATTCTGTCCTTTCTAAGAGAGGTCCATTTGATGTTCCCTCTGCTTGGTGGATGTTAACAACACTTCTGGAAGCAGAGCAGCGGATAGTGTCCCCAGATCCCTGATCAAACCCCTGCACATCAAAGAGGAGAGGCCAGAGCAGGGATGTGTTAAAGTACAGAAAAGCAGGGCCTGTTTAGAATAGAGAGGAGATGAAACTTAAGAGATCCCACTAGAAATATGCCCAGGCCTTATGGACTTCCCTACAGCAATATCTTCAGAATACTTTGCATTCATCATTTCTTGTTTCAGCtcaaaacaaacaagacacaaAGCAGGAGCATTCTTTCAGCAGAGTGTGAATgcaatgtacttttttttccaaacacAGAATTCACTTGATTGTTCTTTGTTTTTAACAGTGAAAGAGAAGCCGCCTGTCACCAGCATACCCAAGTCATGCTCTGAAGACCTCACTCAAGAGCACTGcacaggttattttttatttaacagcgtCTAAAAATAATGCATAAAATTGCAAAATCATGACCTTATAGTGACATGCATTGACATTTTAGACAACATTGTCAACGTTTGGCCTTTAAATTTCTACTGTAAACTAATTTTAATGAGCGGTTCTTATAGTTTCCAATACTAAAGAGTCTTTAAATTAATAATTCAACACTGAATTGTGATTGCCTCTGATCTCTGAGACTGGTTACCTAGATTTTTTTCCAGAAAGGGATATCAAGCCTCTCTCTACTACTCACACAGCAGCCTCTGGGCTGAACTGATTCAGTAAGCCCTGCTGTTTTATTCCAGAGCCAGCAGAGCTGAGGCTAGCTGGAAGCTCAAGTCCCTGCTCCGGACGGGTGGAGGTGCGGTTTGAGGGGTCCTGGGGGACAGTCTGCGGTGACTCCTGGGACCTGAAGGACGCCAAGGTGGTCTGCAGACAACTAGGCTGTGGGGCAGCAGAGAGCACAGGGGGGGGTGAGGCTACGTTTGGACAAGGGAACGGCACTATCTGGCTGGATGAGGTGAACTGCAGGGGCAGCGAGATGCACCTGTGGGACTGCCGGCACTCTCCACTGAGACACAATGACTGCGACCACAAAGAGGACGCATGGGTTACCTGTGCAGGTGAGAGGGGGGGTTATCTGAGCAGGGGAGATGGGGAATTAGCTGTACTGGGGAGAT encodes the following:
- the LOC117433879 gene encoding deleted in malignant brain tumors 1 protein-like, translated to MGLSKDGYSISTFQLLTENCGILQIPIAIADRPPDSFMMQLHSARTGIRAIHPPIGSLQLSSSHQRETKSCTYSVVCGGDLRLVNGGSPCAGRVEILHEGQWGTVCSGGWDIEDAGVVCKQLGCGSAVSAPIDAHFGAGSGTIWLAGVSCNSSESALRDCGSLGWGETSFLTHALDAGVICSGHRAVRLSGGSNLCFGRVEVVHGQCWGTVCDADFDWQDAEVVCRELQCGIPQKVLGAAQFKEGNGTLWSEEIQCFGNESRLYDCRTTDTKKQSCTHRNDVGLVCFGYTEYRLVGGPDSCSGRVELQYEGQWGTVCDRYWDLQDATVLCKQLNCGYAVSVPGQAWFGEGSGDVRADIFDCDGSETHISNCSISAWGQGACTHSNDAGVNCSGPLLPAEAGRVGPLLSKCNTSNEGTTLCSG
- the LOC131696762 gene encoding antigen WC1.1-like gives rise to the protein MCACDSVPLDHTALRLVGGGGACAGRVEVYHNGSWGTVCDDSWDLADAEVVCKQLQCGTALNTSVSASFGQGTGPIWLDELRCQGNESTLWECASGGWGQHNCRHKEDAGVVCSEFKDLRLAEGCSGPIEVLYNGTWRSVCSNRMTQITASVICQQLNCGESAAISDAQSRLSSDYKWLDGVNCRRHDSTLWQCPSLPWGQTNCENYEVAAIECTVKEKPPVTSIPKSCSEDLTQEHCTEPAELRLAGSSSPCSGRVEVRFEGSWGTVCGDSWDLKDAKVVCRQLGCGAAESTGGGEATFGQGNGTIWLDEVNCRGSEMHLWDCRHSPLRHNDCDHKEDAWVTCAETSPSRLQPQRDMTITVIACIVLGALLVLVLLAGLLQHNRMLRREIAEEELDPFHEAVYEEIEYKLARQGTYDAPRRGE